In the Sebastes fasciatus isolate fSebFas1 chromosome 20, fSebFas1.pri, whole genome shotgun sequence genome, one interval contains:
- the LOC141758508 gene encoding uncharacterized protein LOC141758508 isoform X2: MPQLGSLFTQFHLSSKASESAPGQSPSHTPTLPDFTQHVRKLTRMRKEDVYCNLRIPDQFQTAKDDINIVVLTGQGIFCIDVKPWRGTVSAHNQNWHVQVKEEDQNFTNTCIEQVEDPLKAITTKTANFCGHLRRSGVSVPQSLFFPRVIFLSPDCELDEELRKRRELVSHSQIDDFLRSFREGYVAWMSDALTPSWLTGHLSYRQMESVREVLRRVGTWDLVRLHCGEQLKGDFQGCQYIALNRQETDTLEFSRVKTLSADSLWALLGHARQAAARVTGP; this comes from the exons ATGCCTCAGCTAGGAAGCCTGTTTACCCAGTTTCATCTCAGCTCCAAAGCTTCAGAAAGTGCCCCAGGCCAGAGCCCTAGTCACACACCAACACTACCTGACTTCACACAACATGTCAG GAAACTCACCCGGATGAGAAAGGAAGATGTTTACTGCAACCTGCGTATCCCCGACCAGTTCCAGACCGCCAAAGATGACATCAACATTGTCGTCCTCACAG GTCAGGGGATCTTCTGCATAGACGTAAAACCGTGGAGAGGCACAGTGTCCGCTCACAACCAGAACTGGCATGTGCAAGTGAAAGAAGAGGACCAAAACTTTACCAATACCTGCATAGAGCAGGTTGAAGATCCCCTCAAAGCTatcacg ACCAAGACCGCTAACTTTTGTGGCCATTTGAGGAGGAGCGGAGTGTCTGTGCCCCAAAGCCTCTTCTTCCCCAGGGtcatcttcctctctccagACTGCGAGCTGGACGAGgagctgaggaagaggagggagctgGTCTCCCACAGCCAGATAGACGACTTCCTCAGGTCTTTCAGAGAGGGCTACGTGGCCTGGATGTCAGACGCACTGACTCCATCCTGGCTCACTG GTCATCTGTCGTACAGACAGATGGAGTCAGTGCGGGAGGTCCTGAGGCGGGTGGGCACGTGGGATCTGGTGCGGCTGCACTGCGGCGAGCAGCTGAAAGGAGACTTCCAGGGCTGCCAGTACATCGCTCTCAACCGACAGGAGACGGACACGCTCGAGTTCTCCAGAGTCAAGACCCTGTCGGCTGATTCGCTGTGGGCCCTGCTGGGACACGCTCGTCAG